Proteins encoded by one window of Bradyrhizobium sp. B097:
- a CDS encoding sugar ABC transporter ATP-binding protein: protein MNDGVMQAATPTQSAPREPVLQISNGSKIYGGVHAIEGVNFDLYPGEVHALVGENGAGKSTLCKAIAGAINLTSGDYLLDGKPANFEQPRDALDAGICMVYQETSLVPTMTAAQNIELGNEKLLTRFRTLNIQAQQLLQSLNFHVDPATPVALLGTAKKQMVEIARAIYNKARIIIFDEPTASLTPEEIVHFFHLVRDLRARGVSIIYISHALEESLQIADRITVLRDGKLVITAPAKQLTRDALVQHMVGREVAQAVYGGREKTHQRREKVLTVENVTMGMAVKNMSFSVYAGEVVGIAGLIGSGRTEIAKIVYGALKRNLVNGGTIRLRGKPIRYRVPRQAINDGIAYITEDRKANGFFETMVVDDNVYIGSLATKKGWSFLLSRARRSKLANYWVDRLKISALQRKARIIELSGGNQQKVVLAKTLVQEPSIIFFDEPTRGVDVGTIPHIHGEIRRLADEGKAVVVISSYLPEILAVSDRILVARTGRIVAEFDAADATQDKILYAAVH from the coding sequence ATGAATGACGGCGTGATGCAGGCGGCGACCCCGACCCAGTCCGCACCCCGCGAGCCGGTGCTGCAGATCAGCAACGGCTCGAAGATCTACGGCGGTGTCCACGCCATCGAGGGGGTCAATTTCGATCTCTATCCCGGCGAGGTACATGCGCTGGTCGGCGAGAATGGCGCCGGCAAGTCGACGCTGTGCAAGGCGATCGCGGGCGCGATCAATCTCACTTCCGGCGACTACCTGCTGGACGGCAAGCCCGCCAATTTCGAGCAGCCGCGCGACGCGCTCGATGCCGGGATCTGCATGGTCTATCAGGAGACCAGCCTGGTGCCGACCATGACCGCCGCGCAGAACATCGAGCTCGGCAATGAGAAGCTGCTGACGCGCTTCCGCACGCTGAACATCCAGGCCCAGCAGCTGCTGCAGTCGCTCAATTTCCACGTCGATCCGGCGACGCCGGTGGCGCTGCTCGGCACCGCCAAGAAGCAGATGGTGGAGATCGCGCGCGCGATCTACAACAAAGCCCGCATCATCATCTTCGACGAGCCGACCGCATCGCTGACGCCGGAGGAGATCGTCCACTTCTTCCACCTGGTGCGCGACCTGCGCGCCCGCGGCGTCTCGATCATCTACATTTCGCATGCGCTGGAGGAATCGCTGCAGATCGCCGACCGCATCACCGTGCTGCGCGACGGCAAGCTGGTGATCACGGCGCCCGCCAAGCAGCTCACCCGCGATGCGCTGGTGCAGCACATGGTCGGGCGCGAGGTGGCGCAGGCGGTCTATGGCGGAAGAGAGAAGACCCATCAGCGCCGCGAGAAGGTGCTGACCGTCGAGAACGTCACCATGGGCATGGCGGTCAAGAACATGTCGTTCTCGGTCTATGCCGGCGAGGTGGTCGGCATCGCCGGCCTGATCGGCTCCGGCCGCACCGAGATCGCCAAGATCGTCTACGGCGCGTTGAAGCGCAACCTGGTCAATGGCGGCACCATCCGGCTGCGCGGCAAGCCGATCCGCTATCGCGTGCCGCGGCAGGCGATCAATGACGGCATCGCCTACATCACCGAGGACCGCAAGGCCAACGGCTTCTTCGAGACCATGGTGGTCGACGACAACGTCTATATCGGCAGCCTTGCCACAAAGAAGGGCTGGAGCTTCCTGCTGTCGCGCGCAAGGCGCAGCAAGCTCGCGAATTACTGGGTCGACCGGCTCAAGATCAGCGCCCTGCAGCGCAAGGCCAGGATCATCGAGCTGTCCGGCGGCAACCAGCAGAAGGTGGTGCTGGCCAAGACGCTGGTGCAGGAGCCGTCGATCATCTTCTTCGACGAGCCGACGCGCGGCGTCGACGTCGGTACCATCCCGCACATCCACGGCGAAATCCGCCGGCTCGCCGACGAGGGCAAGGCGGTGGTGGTGATCTCGTCCTATCTGCCAGAGATCCTCGCCGTCTCCGACCGCATCCTGGTCGC